One genomic window of Arachis hypogaea cultivar Tifrunner chromosome 8, arahy.Tifrunner.gnm2.J5K5, whole genome shotgun sequence includes the following:
- the LOC112705778 gene encoding beta-galactosidase 13, with protein MRIRMAATWGCRSILMFALLLSMMVSSTTAFGLRKRDDSPQNVTYDGRSLFINGRRELLFSGSIHYPRSTPDMWPDLLDKARHGGLNTIQTYVFWNLHEPEKGKFNFEGNADLIKFIKLIQERGMYLILRLGPFIQAEWNHGGLPYWLRDVPGIYFRSNNEPFKLHMKEYVMRIVQMMKDNKFFASQGGPIILAQIENEYNQIQLAYDERGIEYVNWAAQMAVETNIGVPWIMCKQKEAPDPVINSCNGRHCGDTFLGPNKPYKPRVWTENWTVQYRVYGDPVSRRSAEDIGLSMARFFSKDGSVANYYMYHGGTNFGRNAAAFKVTGYYDAAPLDEYGMTKEPKWGHLRDVHRAINLCKKALIYGTSTTQKLNEFHEIRVYEKPGTPICAAFLFNNHSTEAVTINFRGKNFYVPGHSISIIPDCKNEVLNTDNIIAQHNYRTFTRSQLANNHEWEVFSEPIPTTAEVVPGNMTAPPELFTFLKDTTDYAWYTVSFDFDPEDLLKNGTLPNLHIFSFGHGLLAFVNGEYVGSGHGTSERAQFKMLIKGINLKAGKNEISIMAYVTGLHDSGAYMEHRFAGPAEVRIDGLETKMGHIELAKRRFKWGARAGLEGEKKEIYTEKGSKKVSWEKVGEKGRVGPALSWYKTRFTTPEGREPVAIRMTGMKKGMMWVNGNGLGRHWVDYKVRGTDEPSQDVFHIPRSFLNPRDNLLVIFEEEPSNPENIQIELVSRDTVCSYVHDFFAPAVQSWNDKPGDQEGELQTSEPLSKPHASVKCPNKKKIISVDFASFGNPSGDCGSFQLGNCTFDAALTRDVVEKACLGKESCKLPVDPELFGAAPRACSALPFKTIAIQVKCSY; from the exons ATGAGAATAAGAATGGCGGCGACGTGGGGTTGCCGTAGCATTCTTATGTTTGCGCTGCTACTTTCCATGATGGTTTCATCGACCACTGCTTTCGGTCTTCGCAAGAGGGATGATTCCCCTCAGAATGTGACTTACGATGGCAGGTCCCTCTTCATCAACGGCAGACGGGAGCTCCTCTTCTCTGGTTCCATCCACTACCCTCGTAGCACTCCTGACATGTGGCCTGATCTTCTTGACAAGGCAAGACATGGAGGCCTGAACACCATCCAGACTTACGTCTTCTGGAATCTCCATGAGCCAGAGAAAGGCAAGTTCAACTTTGAAGGGAACGCCGATCTTATTAAGTTCATTAAGCTCATTCAAGAGAGAGGGATGTATTTAATCCTAAGGCTGGGCCCTTTCATCCAAGCGGAATGGAATCATGG TGGGCTTCCATATTGGCTAAGAGATGTCCCTGGCATCTATTTCCGCTCTAACAATGAACCCTTCAAGTTGCACATGAAGGAATACGTGATGAGGATAGTACAAATGATGAAGGACAATAAGTTTTTTGCTTCCCAGGGAGGACCCATCATCTTGGCGCAGATCGAGAATGAGTACAACCAAATACAACTTGCTTACGACGAACGCGGCATAGAGTACGTGAACTGGGCGGCCCAGATGGCAGTGGAAACTAACATCGGAGTGCCGTGGATCATGTGCAAGCAGAAGGAAGCCCCTGATCCAGTTATCAATTCCTGCAATGGAAGGCACTGTGGTGATACCTTCCTTGGACCCAACAAGCCATACAAACCCCGGGTCTGGACAGAGAACTGGACTGTGCAATACAGAGTGTATGGAGACCCTGTATCCAGGAGATCAGCAGAAGATATTGGCTTGTCCATGGCCCGCTTCTTCTCCAAGGACGGCAGTGTCGCCAACTACTACATGTATCATGGTGGAACCAACTTTGGAAGAAATGCCGCTGCCTTTAAAGTAACCGGTTATTACGATGCAGCGCCTCTCGATGAATACGGCATGACAAAGGAACCAAAATGGGGTCATCTTAGAGATGTCCACAGGGCTATCAACCTCTGTAAGAAGGCTCTAATTTATGGTACATCCACTACCCAAAAGTTAAATGAATTCCATGAG ATTCGAGTCTATGAGAAACCCGGAACTCCCATCTGTGCTGCTTTCCTCTTTAATAACCACAGCACGGAAGCTGTCACTATTAACTTCAGAGGCAAGAATTTCTATGTTCCTGGACACTCCATCAGCATTATCCCAGATTGCAAGAATGAGGTCCTCAACACTGACAAT ATCATTGCACAACACAATTATAGGACCTTCACGAGATCCCAACTCGCAAACAATCACGAGTGGGAGGTGTTCAGTGAGCCAATTCCAActaccgctgaagtagtgccaggTAACATGACAGCTCCTCCTGAGCTTTTCACCTTCCTTAAGGACACCACAGACTATGCATGGTACACCGTTAG CTTTGACTTCGACCCAGAAGACTTGCTCAAGAATGGAACACTCCCAAACCTTCATATCTTTAGTTTTGGACATGGATTGCTTGCATTCGTGAATGGAGAATACGTTG GATCTGGACACGGCACGAGCGAGAGAGCACAGTTTAAAATGCTAATAAAGGGTATAAATTTGAAGGCTGGGAAGAATGAGATATCCATCATGGCTTACGTAACTGGATTACAC GATAGCGGAGCATACATGGAACACAGGTTTGCAGGACCGGCTGAAGTAAGGATCGACGGGCTGGAGACGAAAATGGGACATATTGAACTGGCAAAAAGAAGATTCAAATGGGGTGCCAGGGCTGGTCTGGAAGGGGAGAAGAAGGAGATATACACGGAGAAAGGGTCAAAGAAGGTGTCATGGGAGAAAGTGGGAGAGAAGGGAAGAGTAGGGCCTGCTTTATCATGGTACAAGACAAGATTCACAACCCCAGAGGGAAGGGAACCAGTGGCGATACGGATGACCGGCATGAAAAAGGGAATGATGTGGGTGAACGGCAATGGCCTTGGGCGTCACTGGGTGGACTACAAGGTACGTGGCACTGACGAGCCTAGCCAGGATGTATTCCACATCCCAAGATCCTTCCTCAACCCAAGGGACAACCTCCTTGTTATCTTTGAGGAAGAGCCATCCAACCCCGAGAATATCCAGATCGAGCTCGTCTCCAGAGACACCGTCTGCAGCTACGTCCATGACTTCTTTGCGCCTGCTGTCCAGTCATGGAACGACAAGCCCGGGGATCAGGAAGGAGAATTGCAGACCTCCGAGCCTCTCTCGAAGCCCCACGCTTCTGTCAAGTGCCCCAACAAGAAGAAGATCATCTCTGTTGACTTTGCAAGCTTCGGCAACCCATCCGGCGACTGTGGTTCCTTCCAGCTAGGCAACTGCACCTTTGATGCCGCCCTCACCAGGGACGTTGTCGAGAAGGCCTGCTTAGGAAAAGAGTCCTGCAAGCTTCCCGTCGACCCCGAACTCTTCGGCGCCGCCCCACGTGCTTGCTCTGCTCTTCCCTTTAAGACTATTGCAATCCAAGTCAAATGCTCCTATTAG